A region of the Candidatus Eisenbacteria bacterium genome:
TCGACGAGCGTGCCGCCAATCTGCTGCCAGTACCAACGCGTCATCGGAGTCTCGAGCTTGCTCATGGGATGAGCGCCTCCTTCACAGCCTCCACGGGCGTCACACCTGCGCGGTCTTCCACCTCCCGCGCGTGAAGAGCCAGAGCGTGAAGAGCCCCACCGACGTCTCCGAGACGAACACGCCCCAGAACACGCCCGAGTGCCCCCAGCCAAGCTTCACCGCGAGCAGCCACGA
Encoded here:
- a CDS encoding MATE family efflux transporter — encoded protein: GWWMVSVQAFNGAGDTATPTWINLVFFWLIQIPLSWLLAVKLGWGHSGVFWGVFVSETSVGLFTLWLFTRGRWKTAQV